Within Ptiloglossa arizonensis isolate GNS036 chromosome 8, iyPtiAriz1_principal, whole genome shotgun sequence, the genomic segment TCGACGACATCACCCCCACCTTCGCTAACAACACCTTCAGCTGTGTTCTAGCTATCACCTACTTTCTTCTTCTACCTGCAAAAAATCATTATTTCTCGTTCATTTTTGATCATTTATTTCgtccatttcgttttctttttctcgttcaaGTACTTGCGCAATCGAAGTTACGTTTGAATTCTCAGCGTTCGATGTTCTTTCATTCTTAGCGTGAAAATATACAGAGTATCGCATCTTAAATTCTGCGCTGCTTTCGATGTCATGGGAGTATTCTTTAAGATGCAGTTATACGGTTCCAAATTcaaatggaaacgaataaaatttgctCGAGTTGTCTTTTTCCTTTTAATCGAACTATATAGTTTTGTTGTCGAGACAAATCCAACGATCTGTAACAATATGGCTTTTAAAGGACCTTGAAACCATTTTGAGTACAAAAACTGATGTCTTCCTAACCTTGAGAATATTGTAATGGTAGCTCGTAGAGCTCACAGTTAGTATATAGTTTAATTCtattgaatttaattaaaatatacaaatataaattataaaaacatttataacaattatggaaacaaaaataaaatccactcgagatcgtcgatgttATTTCTCTTTTAATCTGACCTATATATTGTTCGTGTGTGTGATACATTAACCGATGAGGTTCGTAATTATGTTTCACTACTACAAACACGAAAGTGCACCAATGGCAGCCGGAAACGCTTTGACGCAAAAGCACCCGGTGTAGAAGCGGAATCGACTTCCGAAAACATCCCTGACCCCATTTTGAAGACTTTGGGAGAGTCTACAGACAACCTTTTTACGCCCAAGTAGTATGACTCAACAGAATGTCGTACGAGACAAGTGGTTACCTTTACCATCTTTGCAGATTACATTGAACTCGAAAATAAACTGCACAATGAgacaaaaatcaatatttatgtACGTATAACATCATGGACGTTTGAAAATAAGATAAACAATGACATTTGACAGCTTTGGTTTTTTCTGCTTACACCGAATCATTAGTTGCGTTATCACAACCGTTAACTCACCGTATCAGTAAAACTACTTGACTTCtatcaatttatttatataatatagaaaACTTGGAAGTATGAAtcgtattttaatttcctttttaattttgatcaatattggaaaattaACAGATGGTTCTATTATTGTTTCGTATCAAATCCGATTCTAACCAAATTCCAAATAGCGGAAAAATATCATGTCTTTAGATGTACATCTAAAGAACAAACGTTCTAAATATTCTGTACGTTAAGGGCATATCtacgaaaaaatccacatatcCCATATATGTCCTCGTTAATCCCTTTAAATCTCGTATGAAGATTCAGTTAACACAGTGGGACTTCTTGAAAATGTACTGTATCAATATCCTCAGAACAGTTTTCAAATATCTGACAGTATCATCCGATTTTTTATGAACCTTTAAAAATAGTTTACAGTTTTGAAATGGATATAAGAAAAAGGTTTTCcgaatgtacaaaattattaaacgaaacgtcttctatactttttttatttatatctttaggtaaaatattttttttagttaAAATAATTCGAGTCAGAAAGGACTTCTAAATCCACTATATCGTGGATTCGTTATCTAAACCACTATGAAATCTGTGAATTATCTTTGGAAGTTGACACGAATTCGGAATTATAAATTGGTGTTGTCGAGTATTAGATTGGTCGTATTTATCAATGACGACAACGCTCGAGACGCTGATAAAAACGATGCGAGGTCTATTAAGTTAATATTTCTGTCACTGTAAATTATTGAATGCGCTGCGATTAAAGGCTTCGCGACGAATGACACGAGAATCTTAAAATAAAAGTGTTACGCACGGTGCATATCGTAATGAGTCTTTTGCTATGTAAAATTCCTGATGAGCCGCGTTCCCAATCAACGCACATTTGATAGCGAAGGACTTGTTGCACGATGCATATAAACGATATCGCTTGTTGCTTGATAATACAATGACTGCTAAGGAACAAGAATTATCCGGGCgattaacctaaaaattctaGACAATATTAACCAACAATCAATTCATTCCAATTCAATGATGTACCATATATCTCAGACAagtattgaaattaaataaacataTGTTACAGACAAATTGAAGCTAGAATGCTAAATGCAATCAATAATTGCAGAATACACGCATGCCTTGACTAACTACCACTAGAGGGCTTCGAATCATTATCGATTGTCGTATGCTGGACATCTTTTTTATTGGATTAATATgctattataaaattgaaaatatcatgAAACTGCTGATATTTCTAATATTATAGCACTCTTCGTATCCACATTACGTGTATAAATGTAGTCTCAACAGACAATgatatacattttataaataagAGTTTAATCCTTGAATTCATAAACTATTTGTATAAAACATGGATAATAGACTAGTATAGCCATCTAACGGAGAAAGATAAACTAATCTTGAGCTTCCGTACAGCAATCGTGACGACAAAACGCTGTAATTTGTAAAGAAATAATTCTAGTTTTGCAGCTAAATATCGCCATCAATTAACACATACTTGAAAAATttagataaattattaaatcaaATTAGTTGCAAAATCCAGATCGATTTAAATTTGGATAATTTTCGAATAAGTTTATTCCCATCTGAATCGTTACATTAGTTAGTGGCGACATCTAGCCGCAGAACTAGAACTATTTCTCTATAAACTAAGACGTTTTGTTGCTATGAAAAGTACACAGAAGCTCAAGTTTAATTCTGATCATTTTCTGCTAGATGGCTATACTAGTCCACTATCCGTGTTTTTTACaaacaatttataaatacaaggattaaactattatttataaaatatatatcaatGTATATTGAGACTGAATTTCTATgcgtaatttaataatttatctacaattttcaaaatatattgatgaaattattaattaaaatattgaattatcTTTGAGTAATACTGTCGTAAaaggaaattttaaaaatatatatataaacagtgTATAAAGCATGTTACGATAACTCGAAAATCTATCCGTTGCAAAATACCTTCTTGTATCTACGTGAAGTGCGataagtaaagaaaaatttcttaagatataagaataaatataacTCACGAGTTCTCTGCGTTTATCTTTACCGACCTTGATTCGATTGAATATAATCCCCAGAATCATCGTTCTTAAAGAAAAAGATTTCTTTAAAATCACTAATGTTTTATAAGACCAGTATTTCAGATTGTAGGATACCAACCAATACCAACACCAGTAAGATAAAACGTCTATTCTATAATTCTATTTCATTTCTAGATTTAGTAatactaaaattttgttttaatccGAGTCAATAACGTTGGAAGTCATATGGAAATAGTAGAGgaattttaattgaatttttattataaagtCATTTAACCTCTTCAGAGATGTATTTGCTAATTTTGGTATAAAATTATGAAGATTAGTTTTACGTATTGCACTGAGAATGTTACTTACAAAAgtatttcttacttcaaaatatATCAAACGTTAGACAGTGTCACCACCTGTTGGTTGAATGTAATATTACCACATTTAAAACAATAAACTCTTAACAAACATTTAACTTAttacaaattatataaatatttaaagtatgTAAGTATATATGTAcctttaaatatgtacttaaaatattaaaacctAAGATTGACTTACCACTAAAAAATACAGTACTTATATTTGTTCATGTAACATTCTTTAAATGGTTATGTATGCATATTAAAAAATCATGATCgttattttctataaataatatttgtaaatatcatTTATTACTTATTTATTCATAGAATATGTGGATATAATTAAAGATTTTTTGGCAAAAGTCTGTAAATAGTATCAATGGATGAGATGAGGTTAAAAATTCTATAGAAAATAAACGGAGCATGAAATCCCGCACCAAGTTTCTAATTATAAAGTATTTCTAGCTACATAAGATATTAATATGGATAACGAGCAATGTGCAAAGAGGCCAAAATTGGACCACCCAACAAGTATAAAAGAAGGAGACACAGAAATTCTGGTGAGaaatacaaatgtattttataatCCTGTTCAAGAATTTAATAGAGATCTCAGTACAGCAGTGTTAATGATTTATGCAAAAGCCAGAAATAAAGAAGTATCAAAGAAAGGTATCCAAAAAGGTAAAATAACTATATTGGAAGCTTTGTCTGCAACTGGTTTACGTAGTATACGTTATGCTAAAGAAGTGCAAGGTATAAAACAAATTGTGGCCAATGACATCTCTGCAAAGGCTGTAGAGAGCATTAAAAAGAATATCCAGTACAATGAGGTTACAGATCTTGTAAAGCCAAGTCACGAGGATGCAACGCTACTGATGTATCAAAGCAGAAAGGAACCTTTTGATGTCATAGATTTGGATCCATATGGTTGTCCAACAATATTTCTAGATGGAGCAGTACAATGTGTATCAGATGGTGGACTGCTTATGATTACAGCTACAGATATGGCTGTATTAGCTGGGAATTCTCCTGAAACATGTTATCTTAAATATGGAGCTATTTCTTTAAAATCCAAAGCTTGCCATGAAATAGCATTgagaattttattacaaaatattagttCCCATGCAGCTCGTTATGGAAGATACATAATACCAGTGCTTTCTATAAGTGCTGATTTTTATATCAGGGtgtttgttaaaatattctccAGCCAAATGAAATGCAAAGATAACGCTACTAAAATAGGAATGATATATCAATGTACAGGTTGTGAAAGTATTAATACCCAAGCATTTTGTTACAAAAAACTGTCTGGGCCTTATAAAGTATCAGCTTCACCTTGTGTAAATCAACTTTGTAAAATTTGTCAACATAAACAACATGCTGGAGGACCTTTATGGTTAGATACCTTGCATGACCAAGAATTTGTCTCTGAACTTTTGTGCAATTTACATAACATGAAATTGGGTACTTTAAAAAGGATAGAGGGAGTCTTAAATGTTATTCATGAAGAATTAGACATACCACTCTACTATACTCTGGACCGTTTAATGTCTATAGTCAGGTGTCATACACCATCAATGTTAATGTTTAGATCTGCATTGTTGAATGCAGGATACAGTGTATCATATTCACATGCaaataaaatatctataaaaaCAGATGCACCAAATGAAGTGATATGGGACATTGTACGTACATGGGAAAAGGATCATCCAATAAAACGAGATAAGTTACAAAAAGACAGTCCTGCaataaacattttaaatacaccaataaccacaaatgttTCATTTGACATACATCCTCTAGCTAATCCAGCTTCCAGGCAGAAACATCTAACTCGGTTTCAACACAATCCTGCTATCAACTGGGGACCTGGTACACGTGCAAAAATAATGCTTGATTTGGAAACTCGAGTAAAAGACTCAAAAAGagtaaaaaatcaaaataaaaactCTAAAAAAGAGAAGCATTTAACAACAGAAAATAATGAAGATATAAATCCTGTTTTAAACAATAAGTCTGCATAAAGAAAAAgatattatttacttttaaataaaatataaagcacACAAAAAGTTTATAAGAAATACAAATGGATTTATTTATCTTCCTTATTGTTAactgttaaatttatatttatacaaaatccATGTAACTCATGCACTTTCtgtaatatttatacaattgtaaatgtaaatatatatttataatttcaaaccgtattttacttttttaaaaatcgaCTCGCATCGAATACATCGGTCTACTTGTAATTTACACGTATTAGAAAGATTATtacttccttaaaaaaaaaaggaaaaaaaactgATATAGTCCCTTACGCGATAACTATTTAAGTATGATttggttaatattttaaaagattTCTCAACGTGGCTAAGATGGCActgttttttaaacgaattttagtTATGTAATAAAACAACGATAAAAAATGGATTTGATACGAGGAGTAATACCTACATAAGGAAGTGTATTAAGTGGGGGAAGTAATTTCACACAGAGATATGCGGCATGTAGAAACGTACGTATATAAATTTTAGAATGTCCGAGGGACTGACCATAAACGTgcgataacgaagaaataaccatgAGTACTccaacaattattttaaataatggaaAAAAGATACCCGTGTTGGGACTAGGTACTTGGCAAGGTGGAGTAAGTATATCTAGTATAATAGCTTTCTACATATGTCACCGAtacgataatttttttaaacatggAAATACGATATTTAAATTCACACTAATAATTCACGGTGCCTTAAAGAATACGCAATATATCTCCAAAGGTGATATACTATTTGAGATAATGGATTTTGATAATATTTTGAACACATGTAGTCGGTTAAATTTACGATTAATACAATGATTGCCATTATatcgatatatttattataaggtACTGTCCCCTTTCAAGTTGTTTTAAAACACAATGTTACGTgaaattcattttattattaataataatatttcgttacaaattGTTAAAGGACGATCCAAGCAACGTTGAGCAAGCTATACGGGACGCAGTGGATGCTGGGTATCGGCATTTCGATTGTGCCTACATTTATggtaacgaaaaagaaatcggCAAAGCTTTGCGCGAAAAAATTGATGAGGGCGTTGTAAAAAGGGAAGACCTATTCATTACAACAAAGGTACTTTCATgcataaaaaataaatcatacTTATGGCCATTTGTGtactaaaatttttttatatgcaGTTATGGAATACATCCCACAAGAGAAAGAATGTAGTACCTTCATGTAAACGTTCTGTTGAAAATTTCGGACTCGGTTACATAGATCTTTATCTGATTCACTGGCCCGTGTCTTATAAAGTAGGTTTACACaaacatataaaaaaaagtaatacaaaTTGTACatgaaatgaatccaaacactaTGATTTTTACTTACACACTGTTTCAGGAAAATGCAGTGGGTCTTTGGCCAGTAGACGAGAAGGGAAATCCGATGGAGGCAAATGAGGACTATTTGGAAACGTGGCGCGGTATGGAAGAATGCGTGAAATTAGGATTGACAAAAAGCATTGGTATTAGCAACTTTAACTCAAAACAAATTGATTCCATTTTATCGATTGCTGAAATCAAACCAGTTATGAACCAAGTGGAATGCCATCCTAATTTGAATCAAAAAAAGTTACGAGAATTCTGCGCAAAACGTGGCATTGCTATCACAGCATACAGCCCATTTGGTTCACCTTTGCGCCCTTGGGTGAAACCCAGTGATCAAAAAATTACAATGGAGTCCCCAGAAATCCTGGAACTCGccaaaaaatatggaaaaacacCTGCTCAAGTTATTCTACGATACTtagtaaatgaaatttataaatcaTTATAGTTAGGACAATTATTTGGTCATGATTATTTACTAGAATTGCTTCCTGTTACAGATTGACATTGGTACTATTCCTATTCCAAAATCCACCTCAAAAACGCGTATCAATCAGAATATTGATATCTTTGATTTCAAACTGACCCCAGAAGAAATTGCAACAGTGGAGAAATTGGATTGTGGAATCCGTGTTTGTCCTGCTATAGAGTAAGTGACAAACAAAAGTAATGAATATGTTTCAATTCTTGTCTTAATTACAcattcatttattattattgtttaatattCTAACCCAAGCTTTTGTGTTTAGGTTCAAAAACCACAAGAATTATCCATTTAATATAGAATTTTAAACACAAACAATTGAATATCAGCTGCTATAATCTTATTGATGGTTGAAAATAATCTAATGTTATTGCAATAGTTAAGATGCATATTCTATATGTACATTATGTCTATCTATGTATAATACACATTGTTTACATATCTATAACTACtgctttatttaataaattactatAAGATGTTTCGATTAAAAAGTGTTTGCATTTGTCCCCCCTTTTAAATTATACTaacaaaatatattgtaaatagtTGTTAGTCacttattaatttaaataacttCACTCGTATTCTCAAAACGTAACTTTTGGTACACGAAAATCTATAATTATTCGTTACGATAACCTTGTGCAATGCTAGTAACGTCTAATCTTAGCCGAAGAGAAACATTCGCATCATTGTAAATGTTATGTAATTTTTATCTATGATGAAGTCCACGAAGTAGAGGTGATGCGTTAGACTTTGAGCTGTCAGTTTTCAAACTATCAGTAGTTTTACAGGCTGCTCATTAGAAGACAGTCGTATCGTCAAACCGATAGATCAAATCATCTAACGACTTTAACCACATCTATAATTGATCGATAATGTCTCAAATACCCAAACTTACATTTTCCAATGGCTACAAGATGCCAGCTTTCGGTCTCGGTACATATCAAGTAAGAAAATGTTCACGTATACTTGTAAAACAATAGTTAATTAATGATACATTAAAATTTCATCTAACAAAAGTAAACGACTTACCATCCATCATGAATTCGCAGCTCTATGTCACCTGACTCAATACGcggtttattcaaatattttaatttaaaaatttgacaaTTTCATTAACAATGAAGAATTAAGGTGTAACGAAATGCTTTATTTGCCAGTCACGTCCCGGAGAGGTGGAAAAAGCTGTGATGGAAGCTATCGATCTCGGATACCGCCACATCGACACAGCGTTTTATTatcaaaatgaaaaagaaattggtACGGCAATTCAAGCAAAAATCAAGGGCGGTAGAGTGAAGAGAGAGGACCTTTTTGTCACAACGAAGGCAATgttcttatttatatttaaaattctaagAAGAACAAACCGGTGTTTTGTTGAATTTCTTTCTGtcattgaaaaaataatattataaaattaataaattctttACAGCTTTGGAATAATTTCCACAAATTAGAGAGTGTAGTACCAGCGTGTAAAAAATCGTTAGAAAATCTTGGTTTCAGTTACGTGGACCTGTACTTAATTCATTGGCCATTCGCCTTTCAAGTAAGCTTCAATAATTAACATATACaacttaaattatatttttacatgttaaattattgtacaCTATCGATTCAACAGGAAGGCGATGATTTATTGCCCAAAGATGCAAATGGTGCTCTTTTGATGTCAGATACCGATTATCTCGAAACGTGGAAAGGCATGGAAGAATGCCAGCGCTTAGGATTGGCACGCAGTATTGGTATCAGcaattttaatatcgaacaaATTACTCGTTtacttggagcagctgaaattaAACCTGTAAATAATCAGGTAAACTCTTTCTAATTAACTGTTGTATTTTAATCGAGCAATTTgtaattatcgaataaaaattttgtcgcCATTAGATCGAAGTCAATGTGAATCTCAATCAAAAGTCATTGATCGATTTTTGTACCAAACACGATATCACGGTGACTGGATATTCGCCGTTGGGACAACCCGGAAATAAATCTGGAATATCGAATTCCTTGGACCATCCAAAAATagaagaactcgcgaaaaaatataacaaaacaactgcgcaaattgctTTACGTCATGTAGTGAGTGATTATGCAAATTTTTTCTTCAATGAACCTATACTGAACACTACTGCAATCattttaaacaataataatGATTATGATTTactataaataacaaaataattatcattGCGAAATGATCAAGACCAGTACGAATACTCTTCCTCTTCTTACTCATATACTAATCgagtataataataatgaactGACGCACAAAGTGTAATTTTCCAacatttcagttgcaacaaggAATCGCAATCATTCCAAAATCCGTGACACCTAGTCGATTGAaggaaaatatcgaaatatttgatttctcTTTGACACCCGATGAAATGGAAGCTATATCAAAAATCGGAACCGGTCAACGCGTGGCACAGTTCCGCGAGTAAGtatcaaaatgtaattttagaCTCGAATTTTTCTTTGGAACGTGCACGATATAACGAACCTTATTCTTTCCCTTTCGCAGCGCCAAAGGTCACAAGTACTATCCATTTGAGAAGTAAACGTTTCATAGTAAATCGGGTGAAACGACAGGAAATGGCTCGTCAAATTCAGCCCAAATTAATAGTAAGGTATACCCTCTTTGAACTTACATAATCTTACGCTATAATTCGGCACTCGTTTAACCCTCGTCTAGTCAATTACGTTTATTGAATGCCATGGAAAATTTCGATGCTCCGTTTCGAACGATACCAAATCGAattgttatacattacacgtgcgCAATAACCAGTTAAAT encodes:
- the LOC143150063 gene encoding tRNA (guanine(26)-N(2))-dimethyltransferase isoform X2 — its product is MCKEAKIGPPNKYKRRRHRNSARNKEVSKKGIQKGKITILEALSATGLRSIRYAKEVQGIKQIVANDISAKAVESIKKNIQYNEVTDLVKPSHEDATLLMYQSRKEPFDVIDLDPYGCPTIFLDGAVQCVSDGGLLMITATDMAVLAGNSPETCYLKYGAISLKSKACHEIALRILLQNISSHAARYGRYIIPVLSISADFYIRVFVKIFSSQMKCKDNATKIGMIYQCTGCESINTQAFCYKKLSGPYKVSASPCVNQLCKICQHKQHAGGPLWLDTLHDQEFVSELLCNLHNMKLGTLKRIEGVLNVIHEELDIPLYYTLDRLMSIVRCHTPSMLMFRSALLNAGYSVSYSHANKISIKTDAPNEVIWDIVRTWEKDHPIKRDKLQKDSPAINILNTPITTNVSFDIHPLANPASRQKHLTRFQHNPAINWGPGTRAKIMLDLETRVKDSKRVKNQNKNSKKEKHLTTENNEDINPVLNNKSA
- the LOC143150064 gene encoding aldo-keto reductase 1B-like, with product MSTPTIILNNGKKIPVLGLGTWQGGDDPSNVEQAIRDAVDAGYRHFDCAYIYGNEKEIGKALREKIDEGVVKREDLFITTKLWNTSHKRKNVVPSCKRSVENFGLGYIDLYLIHWPVSYKENAVGLWPVDEKGNPMEANEDYLETWRGMEECVKLGLTKSIGISNFNSKQIDSILSIAEIKPVMNQVECHPNLNQKKLREFCAKRGIAITAYSPFGSPLRPWVKPSDQKITMESPEILELAKKYGKTPAQVILRYLIDIGTIPIPKSTSKTRINQNIDIFDFKLTPEEIATVEKLDCGIRVCPAIEFKNHKNYPFNIEF
- the LOC143150067 gene encoding aldo-keto reductase 1B-like, producing MSQIPKLTFSNGYKMPAFGLGTYQSRPGEVEKAVMEAIDLGYRHIDTAFYYQNEKEIGTAIQAKIKGGRVKREDLFVTTKLWNNFHKLESVVPACKKSLENLGFSYVDLYLIHWPFAFQEGDDLLPKDANGALLMSDTDYLETWKGMEECQRLGLARSIGISNFNIEQITRLLGAAEIKPVNNQIEVNVNLNQKSLIDFCTKHDITVTGYSPLGQPGNKSGISNSLDHPKIEELAKKYNKTTAQIALRHVLQQGIAIIPKSVTPSRLKENIEIFDFSLTPDEMEAISKIGTGQRVAQFRDAKGHKYYPFEK
- the LOC143150063 gene encoding tRNA (guanine(26)-N(2))-dimethyltransferase isoform X1 — its product is MDNEQCAKRPKLDHPTSIKEGDTEILVRNTNVFYNPVQEFNRDLSTAVLMIYAKARNKEVSKKGIQKGKITILEALSATGLRSIRYAKEVQGIKQIVANDISAKAVESIKKNIQYNEVTDLVKPSHEDATLLMYQSRKEPFDVIDLDPYGCPTIFLDGAVQCVSDGGLLMITATDMAVLAGNSPETCYLKYGAISLKSKACHEIALRILLQNISSHAARYGRYIIPVLSISADFYIRVFVKIFSSQMKCKDNATKIGMIYQCTGCESINTQAFCYKKLSGPYKVSASPCVNQLCKICQHKQHAGGPLWLDTLHDQEFVSELLCNLHNMKLGTLKRIEGVLNVIHEELDIPLYYTLDRLMSIVRCHTPSMLMFRSALLNAGYSVSYSHANKISIKTDAPNEVIWDIVRTWEKDHPIKRDKLQKDSPAINILNTPITTNVSFDIHPLANPASRQKHLTRFQHNPAINWGPGTRAKIMLDLETRVKDSKRVKNQNKNSKKEKHLTTENNEDINPVLNNKSA